DNA from Synechococcus sp. CBW1108:
GGGGGCCCTGGCACTGTTTGCCCCCCTGGAGGGAGGGGCTGAGACCCGCCTGCTGCGGCGGCTGCGGGCCGCGGGCTACCGGGCCCAGCTCAGCTCAGCTCGAGGTTTGGGCGATCCGGAGGCCTTCCTGTTTCAGCTCCACGGCGTACGCCCACCCCATCTGGGTCACCAGAGTGTGGGGAGGGGCGCCGCGGTGGGTGAGGTGCAGAGGGTGATGCCCCAGTTGGGGGCCCTGCTGGAGGGCAGCCAGCCGATCCTGCTTTGGCTGCTTGAGGGTCAGGTGCTTTCCCAGGCGGAGCTCGGTTCCCTAGTGGCGCTTTGCCGGCGGGAGCCGCGGCTGAAGTTGGTGGTGGAGATGGGGGGCGCTCGGGCCCTGCGCTGGCAGCCCCTTGAGCAATTGCTTGGTGCCTGAAGGCCTGGAGCCGGAAGCGGCCCTGGCCCGGGGCAACTGGGTCAAGCTGATTTGCGGCGCCAGCAACCAGAATCTGGCAGCCATAGAGGATCTCAGCGGCATCTTTGCCCTGGCCGGGGTTCATTGCATCGATGCGGCCGCCGACCCTGCCGTGGTGGCGGCCATCCGTCGCGGCTTGGCCTGGGCTGGGGCCCGGGGCTCTGGAAGGCCCTGGTTGATGCTGAGCCTCAGTGATGGGGCCGATCCCCATTTCCGCAAGGCCTGGTTCGATCCCCGTCGCTGCCCGAAAACCTGTTCCCGCCCCTGCGAACGGGTCTGCCCAGCCCTTGCCATAGGGGTGGTGGCCACTGGGGAACCTGGGGTGCTGGACGAGCGCTGCTACGGCTGCGGCAGGTGTCTACCGGCCTGTCCTTATCACCTGATCGAGGAGCGTGGGCAGGTGTTGGCAGGGGATGGGGTGGCGCCCCTGCTGGCCCAGCTGCGGCCCGATGCGGTGGAGCTCCACACTCAGCCGGGTCGGGGGGAGGCCTTTGCTGAGCGGGTGGCTCAGTTGGTTGCCAGCGGGGTTTCCTTGCGGCGGGTGGCGGTGAGTGCTGGTCTGGAGGGCACGGCCCAGTCGTCGCGCCAGCTGGCTGCGGAGCTCTGGCAACGGTTCGGCGTGCTGCGCAGGGAGGGCATGCTCCCTCTCTGGCAGCTTGATGGCCGGCCGATGAGCGGCGACGTGGGGGCCGGCACGGCCGCTGCGGCCGTCGGCCTGGCCGCGGCCGTGCTGCCCCTGGCACCGCCTGGCCCGGTGCAGCTGGCGGGGGGAACCAACGCCCATACGCTCCTCCAATTGGCGGCCAGGGCCCCATTGCGGCGCCAGATCGCCGGGGTGGCATTTGGGGGGGTGGCCCGTCGGTTGCTGCAACCGCTGCTGCTGGAAGCCCAGCACCGGGGCCGGCCCCTGCTGGCCGATGGGCTGCTCTGGCCCCAGGCCTTGCGGCTGGCCCAGGGCCTGGTCAATCCCTGGTTAGAACGGGTGCAGTGAACCGGCCCCAGCGCGTCACCGACGATCTCGATCGCCTGCTGGAGGTGCTGCCCCAGGTGGTGCAGACCTGCCTGGCCACCGAGGCTGCGCGGGATCAGCTGATCGAGGTGGTGCTGGAT
Protein-coding regions in this window:
- a CDS encoding NAD(P)H-quinone oxidoreductase subunit N, whose translation is MPLLLSGRGFKRDLEQAGALALFAPLEGGAETRLLRRLRAAGYRAQLSSARGLGDPEAFLFQLHGVRPPHLGHQSVGRGAAVGEVQRVMPQLGALLEGSQPILLWLLEGQVLSQAELGSLVALCRREPRLKLVVEMGGARALRWQPLEQLLGA
- a CDS encoding LdpA C-terminal domain-containing domain; the protein is MPEGLEPEAALARGNWVKLICGASNQNLAAIEDLSGIFALAGVHCIDAAADPAVVAAIRRGLAWAGARGSGRPWLMLSLSDGADPHFRKAWFDPRRCPKTCSRPCERVCPALAIGVVATGEPGVLDERCYGCGRCLPACPYHLIEERGQVLAGDGVAPLLAQLRPDAVELHTQPGRGEAFAERVAQLVASGVSLRRVAVSAGLEGTAQSSRQLAAELWQRFGVLRREGMLPLWQLDGRPMSGDVGAGTAAAAVGLAAAVLPLAPPGPVQLAGGTNAHTLLQLAARAPLRRQIAGVAFGGVARRLLQPLLLEAQHRGRPLLADGLLWPQALRLAQGLVNPWLERVQ